Below is a window of Defluviimonas sp. SAOS-178_SWC DNA.
GCAAGGATGCAGGCGGTGAAGAGATAGAGCCCCCAGGCCGTTTCGATCCGACCGACACCAACCCCCTTGGCCAGAACGATGTAGATGGCGATGAGAAAGATGTCGGCCATCGCGAGCCGCCCGAGCGCGTGCAGGACACCGAGGATGCGTGGCGAGGCAAGGCGGAACTGCACCAGAGCGAGGCCGATCGTCTTCATGTAAGGAGCGAAGACCGCAAGGAAGGTGACGAGGAGGGCGAGCGCCACGTCCTTCTCCCAGAGCGCCTGCAACCCGGTCACGACCGAGATTGCTTCGAGATCGAAGACGGGCAGGAGGCCGGCCCGGAGGAGGGGGGCGAACCACGCGACAGGAAACAGGATCAGGAGCAGGAGGTTGGCGGCGCGGAGCATGACCGAACCGATACACGAGCCTCGACGGCGCGCCAAGGGCTGGCCTCAGTAGACCATTTTCCGCCGCCGACGCTTCAACGCGACCGCGACGAAGAGCCAGAGCCAGAAGCAAAGCCAGGACAGACCAAGGGCCAGGGCGTGGCGCCGGCCGAGCTCCGTCCCGCCGTCGCCGAGTGCGACGACGGCAAGGCCGACGACGCCGAGGTTGAACACCAGCGACGCCGCCGAAACCGCGATTCCGACAATCGGCCAAACCGCGCGGCCTCCGCGCCGGCGCACGTGTCCCGCGCGCTTCACGCAGGCGCGCAAGCTGAGGATCGGGGGGATACAGAACAGGGCAATCAATACGGAGATTACGGGCAAGGCGCCCTGAGCCGAAGTCATCATACCTCTCCAGCCCGCATCCTATGGCCAAAAGGCTAGGGGGTGGATGGGTAAAAGTCAAATCGTGGCCGGTGCTTAGGCGAAGGCGTGCCAGTCCTCGGGAGGGGAAGCGGTCAGCGAACCGCCTCGATCGGCCCTTCGGCCCGGCCATGAATGAACTGCTGGACATAAGGGTCTGATGTCGCGTCCATTTCCGCGATTGGTCCCGTCCACTGAATGACGCCGTCATGGAGCATCGCGACCCGGTCGGCAATGGCGCGGACCGAGGTCATGTCGTGGGTGATCGTCATCGCGGTCGCACCCATTTCGGTCACGATTTCGCGAATGAGTTCATTGATGACGCCGGCCATGATCGGGTCGAGACCCGTCGTCGGCTCGTCGAAGAAGATGATCTCGGGCTCCGCGGCGATGGCGCGGGCGAGGCCCACGCGTTTCTGCATGCCGCCGGAAAGCTCGGCGGGGAAGAGGTCGGCGGTTTCGGGTTTCAGCCCGACGCGGCGCAACTTCTCTATCGCGATCTCGCGCGCCTCGGATTTCGGACGTTTCAGCGATCCGCGCAGAAGCCGGAAGGCGACATTCTGCCAGACCGGCAGGGAGTCGAAGAGCGCGCCGCCCTGAAAGAGCATGCCAAAGCGGGCGAGGAAGGCGTCGCGGGCTTTTGTGTCGGCGTTCTGGCCATCGACGGTGATCACACCGCTATCAGGATGAACTAGGCCGAGGATGCATTTGAGAAGAACGGATTTTCCGGTACCGGAGCCGCCGATGATCACCATGCTCTCGCCCGACGGAATCGTCAGGTTCACGCCGCGCAGGACGCGGTTCTTTCCGAAGGCCTTGTGAACGTCCGTCAGCGTGATCATGCGGCGAAGAAGACCTCCGTCAAGAGGTAGTTCGCGGCGAAGATGAGGACCGAGGCGGCGACGACCGCCGATTTCGTGGCCCTACCGACGCCTTGCGCGCCACGTTCGGAATGCATGCCGTAGTAGCACCCCATGAGGGCGACGATGAAGCCGAAGGCGGCGCCTTTCCAGAGGCCCGACACCACATCCCAGACTTCGAGGAATTCGCGGGTGTTCCTGAGATAGGCTGCCGGGTTGAACCCAAGGCGGTTCACGCCGACGAGGTAGCCGCCGAAAATGCCGATGCTGTCGCCGACCGCGACCAGAACGGGCACCGCGAGCGTTGCCGCGAGGACCCTCGGAACCGTAAGGTATTTCATGGGGTTGGTGGAGAGAGTAACCAGCGCGTCGATCTGCTCGGTCACTTTCATCGTGCCGA
It encodes the following:
- a CDS encoding paraquat-inducible protein A; translated protein: MLRAANLLLLILFPVAWFAPLLRAGLLPVFDLEAISVVTGLQALWEKDVALALLVTFLAVFAPYMKTIGLALVQFRLASPRILGVLHALGRLAMADIFLIAIYIVLAKGVGVGRIETAWGLYLFTACILASLAISHLTERARTPSRTR
- a CDS encoding ABC transporter ATP-binding protein — its product is MITLTDVHKAFGKNRVLRGVNLTIPSGESMVIIGGSGTGKSVLLKCILGLVHPDSGVITVDGQNADTKARDAFLARFGMLFQGGALFDSLPVWQNVAFRLLRGSLKRPKSEAREIAIEKLRRVGLKPETADLFPAELSGGMQKRVGLARAIAAEPEIIFFDEPTTGLDPIMAGVINELIREIVTEMGATAMTITHDMTSVRAIADRVAMLHDGVIQWTGPIAEMDATSDPYVQQFIHGRAEGPIEAVR
- a CDS encoding MlaE family ABC transporter permease gives rise to the protein MSILAPVAAVGRLVLLGLATLGRIALFAGETISHLVRPPFYPKEFLQALMQIGWFSLPVVGMTALFTGGALALQIYAGGARFSAEAVVPSIVAIGMVRELGPVLGGLMVAARVASSIAAEIGTMKVTEQIDALVTLSTNPMKYLTVPRVLAATLAVPVLVAVGDSIGIFGGYLVGVNRLGFNPAAYLRNTREFLEVWDVVSGLWKGAAFGFIVALMGCYYGMHSERGAQGVGRATKSAVVAASVLIFAANYLLTEVFFAA